A single Phoenix dactylifera cultivar Barhee BC4 chromosome 1, palm_55x_up_171113_PBpolish2nd_filt_p, whole genome shotgun sequence DNA region contains:
- the LOC103724358 gene encoding cyclin-D3-2-like codes for MALSSLLDPLYCPEEQLELDDDAPLPSHFPIPAAEAAAEPQEDWAELLGSLVAKQWETHPALSSDGGDELYLRSARRGAVEWVARAAACHGFSALTAVLAVNYLDRCFLSGGGGLGLQGDRPWMGRLSAVACLSLAAKVEETYVPLLLDLQLAAAEAEVEAGYVFEAKTVRRMELLVLSALGWRMNPVTPLSFIHLLLPHLLPKSQSGNLTSSSAARCRCEAILLSVIADRRWVRYPASVWAAAAMRHALGQQLEPGNGAAAVGCHETQHLQALLNAPKEKVEECFELILDRVGGSRGGDIGHGHKRKHLFASLDRYPSPPSPNAVLGSCLSCESSSSCDAWAMWPSLSASSSPELPPLKRPNCIAAKAFREGPSGENGDRLVHHKQPSLDYNAVSI; via the exons ATGGCTCTCAGCTCCCTCCTCGACCCTCTCTACTGCCCGGAAGAACAGCTGGAGCTCGACGACGATGCTCCTCTTCCCTCCCACTTCCCCATCCCGGCCGCCGAGGCGGCGGCGGAGCCGCAGGAGGACTGGGCGGAGCTCTTGGGTTCTCTGGTTGCCAAACAATGGGAGACCCACCCCGCGCTGTCCTCTGACGGCGGCGACGAACTCTATCTGCGCTCCGCGAGGAGGGGCGCGGTGGAGTGGGTGGCGCGGGCGGCCGCCTGCCATGGCTTTTCTGCTCTCACGGCGGTGCTCGCCGTGAACTACCTCGACCGGTGCTTCCTCTCCGGCGGAGGTGGGCTCGGGCTGCAGGGAGATCGGCCGTGGATGGGGCGGCTGTCGGCGGTGGCGTGCCTCTCCCTGGCGGCGAAGGTGGAGGAGACGTACGTTCCCCTCCTCCTCGACCTCCAGCTGGCcgcggcggaggcggaggtcgAGGCCGGGTACGTGTTCGAGGCCAAGACCGTGCGGCGGATGGAGCTCCTCGTGCTCTCCGCCCTCGGCTGGCGGATGAATCCCGTCACCCCACTTTCGTTtatccacctcctcctcccccacCTTCTCCCCAAATCCCAAAGCGGTAATCTCACCTCCTCGTCCGCCGCCCGTTGTCGCTGCGAGGCCATTCTCCTCTCCGTGATAGCCG ACCGGAGATGGGTCCGGTATCCGGCATCGGtgtgggcggcggcggcgatgcGGCACGCATTGGGCCAGCAGCTGGAGCCCGGCAATGGCGCCGCTGCCGTGGGGTGCCACGAGACCCAACACCTCCAGGCCCTCCTCAACGCTCCCAAG GAAAAGGTGGaagaatgctttgagctcattctGGACCGCGTTGGTGGCAGCCGTGGTGGTGATATTGGTCACGGTCACAAAAGGAAGCACCTGTTCGCCTCCTTGGATCGGTATCCCTCACCACCCAGTCCTAATGCGGTGCTGGGTTCGTGCTTGAGTTGCGAGAGCTCGTCGAGCTGCGACGCCTGGGCAATGTGGCCCTCCCTCTCGGCCTCGTCTTCGCCGGAGCTTCCTCCCCTCAAGAGACCCAACTGCATTGCCGCCAAAGCCTTTCGAGAGGGTCCAAGTGGGGAGAACGGGGATCGGCTTGTTCACCACAAGCAGCCAAGTCTGGATTACAATGCCGTTTCCATTTAG